In a single window of the Balaenoptera acutorostrata chromosome 3, mBalAcu1.1, whole genome shotgun sequence genome:
- the ZNF219 gene encoding zinc finger protein 219 isoform X1 — MEGSRPRAPGGHLAPSPPAFDGELDLQRYSNGPGVSAGSPGMGAVGWSESRTGERRFPCPVCGKRFRFNSILALHLRAHPGAQAFQCPHCGHRAAQRALLRSHLRTHQPERPRSPAARLLLELEERALLREARLGRPRSSGGLQATPATEGLARSQAPSSSAFRCPFCKGKFRTAAERERHLHILHRPWKCGLCSFGSSQEEELLHHSLTAHGAPERPLAATSAAPQPQPPPQPEPRSVPEPEPEPEREATPVSAPAAPEETPAPPEFRCQVCGQSFTQSWFLKGHMRKHKASFDHACPVCGRCFKEPWFLKNHMKVHASKLGPLRAPGPGSGPARAPQPPDLGLLAYEPLGPALLLAPAPTPAERREPPSLLGYLSLRAGEARPNGEGAEPGAGRSFGGFRPLPSALPGRARRHRAEEPDEEEEVVEAEEETWARSRAVGPLASLPPRSGEGPGHSATAAGAPARSTATQEENGLLVGGTRPEGGRGATGKDCPFCGKSFRSAHHLKVHLRVHTGERPYKCPHCDYAGTQSGSLKYHLQRHHREQKSGAGPGPPPEPPPPSQRGATQSSGAKPAAQPATWVEGTASSRPPSSGAASGSRRKPASPGRTLRNGRGGEAEPLDLSLRAGPGGEAGPGGALHRCLFCPFATGAPELMALHLQVHHSRRARGRRPPQADASPPYARAPSGETPPSPPQEGEEGPGLLRSGEAGLGGQER, encoded by the exons ATGGAG GGCTCACGTCCCCGCGCCCCGGGCGGCCACCTAGCGCCGTCGCCACCGGCCTTCGACGGCGAACTGGATCTGCAGCGCTACTCCAACGGGCCAGGCGTAAGCGCCGGGTCTCCGGGGATGGGAGCAGTGGGCTGGTCTGAGAGTCGCACAGGCGAACGGCGCTTCCCCTGCCCTGTATGCGGGAAGCGCTTCCGCTTCAACTCTATCCTGGCTTTGCACCTACGGGCGCACCCAGGCGCCCAGGCCTTCCAGTGCCCGCACTGCGGCCACCGTGCTGCGCAGCGGGCGCTGCTGCGCTCGCACCTGCGCACGCACCAGCCTGAGCGCCCGCGAAGCCCCGCCGCGCGCCTGTTGCTGGAGTTGGAGGAGCGCGCGCTACTGCGGGAAGCGCGGCTGGGGAGACCCCGAAGCTCAGGGGGCCTGCAGGCCACCCCTGCCACTGAGGGCCTGGCGCGGTCCCAGGCTCCTTCGTCGTCCGCCTTCCGTTGCCCTTTCTGCAAAGGCAAGTTTCGCACCGCGGCGGAGCGCGAACGCCACCTGCACATTCTGCACAGGCCCTGGAAGTGCGGCCTGTGCAGTTTCGGCTCCAGCCAGGAGGAGGAGCTGCTGCACCACAGCCTGACGGCCCACGGAGCTCCTGAGCGCCCCCTGGCGGCCACCTCGGCTGCACCCCAGCCTCAGCCTCCACCCCAGCCTGAACCCAGATCCGTCCCTGAGCCCGAGCCGGAGCCTGAACGTGAGGCAACCCCCGTCTCCGCTCCTGCTGCTCCCGAGGAGACCCCCGCGCCTCCAGAGTTCCGCTGTCAAGTGTGTGGCCAGAGCTTTACGCAGTCCTGGTTTCTCAAGGGCCACATGCGCAAGCACAAGGCCTCCTTCGATCATGCATGTCCTGTTTGTGGCCGCTGcttcaaggagccctggttccttaaGAACCACATGAAGGTGCACGCCAGCAAGCTGGGCCCGCTGCGTGCCCCGGGGCCTGGTTCTGGGCCTGCCCGGGCACCCCAGCCTCCTGACCTGGGCCTGCTGGCCTATGAGCCTCTGGGCCCCGCGCTCCTCTTGGCCCCGGCGCCCACCCCGGCTGAGCGCCGTGAGCCTCCGAGCCTCCTGGGATACCTGAGCCTGCGAGCCGGCGAGGCCCGGCCCAATGGTGAGGGCGCTGAGCCTGGGGCTGGCCGCAGCTTTGGAGGCTTCCGCCCACTGCCCTCTGCTCTCCCAGGCCGGGCTCGCCGGCACCGCGCGGAGGAGCCAGACGAGGAAGAGGAGGTGgtggaggcagaggaagagacCTGGGCCCGCAGCAGGGCGGTGGGCCCTCTGGCTTCACTGCCCCCGCGCTCAGGCGAGGGCCCAGGGCACTCTGCGACTGCTGCGGGGGCCCCGGCGAGGTCCACCGCCACGCAGG AAGAGAATGGGCTCCTAGTTGGAGGGACCCGGCCTGAAGGGGGCCGGGGGGCCACCGGCAAGGATTGCCCCTTTTGTGGAAAATCCTTCCGCTCAGCGCATCACCTCAAAGTGCACCTGCGAGTGCACACAG GAGAGCGCCCCTACAAGTGTCCGCACTGCGACTACGCGGGCACCCAGTCCGGGTCGCTCAAGTATCACCTGCAGCGCCACCACCGGGAGCAGAAGAGCGGGGCAGGCCCCGGGCCTCCTCCAGAGCCGCCACCCCCTTCCCAGCGGGGTGCAACCCAGTCGTCGGGAGCCAAGCCGGCTGCGCAGCCTGCGACCTGGGTGGAGGGCACAGCGAGCTCCCGGCCTCCCTCGAGCGGCGCCGCGTCGGGGTCCCGTCGGAAGCCCGCCAGCCCCGGGAGGACCCTGCGCAACGGGCGAGGCGGTGAGGCCGAACCCCTCGACCTGTCCCTGCGGGCAGGGCCGGGAGGCGAGGCTGGGCCGGGGGGTGCCCTCCACCGATGCCTCTTCTGTCCCTTCGCCACTGGAGCCCCCGAGCTCATGGCCTTGCACCTGCAAGTGCACCACAGCCGCAGGGCTCGGGGCCGCAGGCCGCCCCAGGCCGATGCATCCCCGCCCTATGCCCGGGCACCGTCCGGAGAGACCCCTCCCAGTCCTCcgcaggaaggggaggagggcccCGGGCTGTTGCGTTCaggagaggctgggctgggggggcAAGAAAGGTAG
- the ZNF219 gene encoding zinc finger protein 219 isoform X2, whose product MEGSRPRAPGGHLAPSPPAFDGELDLQRYSNGPGVSAGSPGMGAVGWSESRTGERRFPCPVCGKRFRFNSILALHLRAHPGAQAFQCPHCGHRAAQRALLRSHLRTHQPERPRSPAARLLLELEERALLREARLGRPRSSGGLQATPATEGLARSQAPSSSAFRCPFCKGKFRTAAERERHLHILHRPWKCGLCSFGSSQEEELLHHSLTAHGAPERPLAATSAAPQPQPPPQPEPRSVPEPEPEPEREATPVSAPAAPEETPAPPEFRCQVCGQSFTQSWFLKGHMRKHKASFDHACPVCGRCFKEPWFLKNHMKVHASKLGPLRAPGPGSGPARAPQPPDLGLLAYEPLGPALLLAPAPTPAERREPPSLLGYLSLRAGEARPNGRARRHRAEEPDEEEEVVEAEEETWARSRAVGPLASLPPRSGEGPGHSATAAGAPARSTATQEENGLLVGGTRPEGGRGATGKDCPFCGKSFRSAHHLKVHLRVHTGERPYKCPHCDYAGTQSGSLKYHLQRHHREQKSGAGPGPPPEPPPPSQRGATQSSGAKPAAQPATWVEGTASSRPPSSGAASGSRRKPASPGRTLRNGRGGEAEPLDLSLRAGPGGEAGPGGALHRCLFCPFATGAPELMALHLQVHHSRRARGRRPPQADASPPYARAPSGETPPSPPQEGEEGPGLLRSGEAGLGGQER is encoded by the exons ATGGAG GGCTCACGTCCCCGCGCCCCGGGCGGCCACCTAGCGCCGTCGCCACCGGCCTTCGACGGCGAACTGGATCTGCAGCGCTACTCCAACGGGCCAGGCGTAAGCGCCGGGTCTCCGGGGATGGGAGCAGTGGGCTGGTCTGAGAGTCGCACAGGCGAACGGCGCTTCCCCTGCCCTGTATGCGGGAAGCGCTTCCGCTTCAACTCTATCCTGGCTTTGCACCTACGGGCGCACCCAGGCGCCCAGGCCTTCCAGTGCCCGCACTGCGGCCACCGTGCTGCGCAGCGGGCGCTGCTGCGCTCGCACCTGCGCACGCACCAGCCTGAGCGCCCGCGAAGCCCCGCCGCGCGCCTGTTGCTGGAGTTGGAGGAGCGCGCGCTACTGCGGGAAGCGCGGCTGGGGAGACCCCGAAGCTCAGGGGGCCTGCAGGCCACCCCTGCCACTGAGGGCCTGGCGCGGTCCCAGGCTCCTTCGTCGTCCGCCTTCCGTTGCCCTTTCTGCAAAGGCAAGTTTCGCACCGCGGCGGAGCGCGAACGCCACCTGCACATTCTGCACAGGCCCTGGAAGTGCGGCCTGTGCAGTTTCGGCTCCAGCCAGGAGGAGGAGCTGCTGCACCACAGCCTGACGGCCCACGGAGCTCCTGAGCGCCCCCTGGCGGCCACCTCGGCTGCACCCCAGCCTCAGCCTCCACCCCAGCCTGAACCCAGATCCGTCCCTGAGCCCGAGCCGGAGCCTGAACGTGAGGCAACCCCCGTCTCCGCTCCTGCTGCTCCCGAGGAGACCCCCGCGCCTCCAGAGTTCCGCTGTCAAGTGTGTGGCCAGAGCTTTACGCAGTCCTGGTTTCTCAAGGGCCACATGCGCAAGCACAAGGCCTCCTTCGATCATGCATGTCCTGTTTGTGGCCGCTGcttcaaggagccctggttccttaaGAACCACATGAAGGTGCACGCCAGCAAGCTGGGCCCGCTGCGTGCCCCGGGGCCTGGTTCTGGGCCTGCCCGGGCACCCCAGCCTCCTGACCTGGGCCTGCTGGCCTATGAGCCTCTGGGCCCCGCGCTCCTCTTGGCCCCGGCGCCCACCCCGGCTGAGCGCCGTGAGCCTCCGAGCCTCCTGGGATACCTGAGCCTGCGAGCCGGCGAGGCCCGGCCCAATG GCCGGGCTCGCCGGCACCGCGCGGAGGAGCCAGACGAGGAAGAGGAGGTGgtggaggcagaggaagagacCTGGGCCCGCAGCAGGGCGGTGGGCCCTCTGGCTTCACTGCCCCCGCGCTCAGGCGAGGGCCCAGGGCACTCTGCGACTGCTGCGGGGGCCCCGGCGAGGTCCACCGCCACGCAGG AAGAGAATGGGCTCCTAGTTGGAGGGACCCGGCCTGAAGGGGGCCGGGGGGCCACCGGCAAGGATTGCCCCTTTTGTGGAAAATCCTTCCGCTCAGCGCATCACCTCAAAGTGCACCTGCGAGTGCACACAG GAGAGCGCCCCTACAAGTGTCCGCACTGCGACTACGCGGGCACCCAGTCCGGGTCGCTCAAGTATCACCTGCAGCGCCACCACCGGGAGCAGAAGAGCGGGGCAGGCCCCGGGCCTCCTCCAGAGCCGCCACCCCCTTCCCAGCGGGGTGCAACCCAGTCGTCGGGAGCCAAGCCGGCTGCGCAGCCTGCGACCTGGGTGGAGGGCACAGCGAGCTCCCGGCCTCCCTCGAGCGGCGCCGCGTCGGGGTCCCGTCGGAAGCCCGCCAGCCCCGGGAGGACCCTGCGCAACGGGCGAGGCGGTGAGGCCGAACCCCTCGACCTGTCCCTGCGGGCAGGGCCGGGAGGCGAGGCTGGGCCGGGGGGTGCCCTCCACCGATGCCTCTTCTGTCCCTTCGCCACTGGAGCCCCCGAGCTCATGGCCTTGCACCTGCAAGTGCACCACAGCCGCAGGGCTCGGGGCCGCAGGCCGCCCCAGGCCGATGCATCCCCGCCCTATGCCCGGGCACCGTCCGGAGAGACCCCTCCCAGTCCTCcgcaggaaggggaggagggcccCGGGCTGTTGCGTTCaggagaggctgggctgggggggcAAGAAAGGTAG
- the TMEM253 gene encoding transmembrane protein 253 gives MEERAGQREQDRPSLRLEKLQHWARHRQSGHLLVLAVSQLWLAVAVVPFAISVACLNSACHMATALPLGPGVLGLLTGIVTLELRRAPRLWKLAGLLVLELSAEAFTLGGVLVSAYSLFLLSQRKPGCCRSQSLHYQELQEGLSELEEVPDLETGPTVASRANRTNE, from the exons atggaggagagagcTGGTCAGCGAGAGCAAGACAGACCCAGCCTTCGTCTGGAAAAGCTACAGCACTGGGCCAGGCACAGGCAGAGTGGGCACCTCTTGGTGCTGGCG GTGAGCCAGCTATGGCTGGCAGTGGCTGTGGTGCCCTTTGCTATCTCAGTTGCCTGCCTGAACTCTGCTTGTCACATGGCCACAGCACTGCCACTTGGGCCTGGCGTACTG GGTCTCCTCACTGGGATTGTAACCCTTGAGCTGCGCAGAGCACCCCGTCTCTGGAAG CTAGCCGGCTTGCTGGTGCTGGAGCTCAGTGCTGAGGCCTTCACCCTAGGGGGAGTGCTGGTCTCAGCATACTCCCTGTTCCTGCTGAGCCAGAGGAAGCCAGGATGCTGCCGGAGCCAGAGTCTGCACTACCAGGAGCTGCAGGAG GGTCTCTCAGAATTAGAGGAAGTTCCTGATTTGGAGACTGGTCCCACGGTGGCTAGCAGAGCAAACAGAACAAATGAGTGA